The proteins below come from a single Deltaproteobacteria bacterium genomic window:
- a CDS encoding histone deacetylase family protein encodes GSFEGPERLEAIRNSLQQYQPFCKPEPAKEADLLLVHEERLVAKVKRRKALYEVILLAVGGAILSARLAMRGEPAFGLIRPPGHHADSRASWGFCYVNNMAIAIKKILTENNLNWVVVFDLDHHVGDGTQRIFLPSRQVTVINIIALNRQDYLAQTSNKLQLIRRADLLAISMGFDTYEHDIGGLLCTEDYAHIGSWFRRAAERLCQGRRFALLEGGYYLPDLGKNVLAFCEGFG; translated from the coding sequence GGCTCTTTCGAGGGTCCGGAGCGCCTCGAGGCGATTCGCAACAGCCTACAGCAATACCAGCCGTTTTGCAAACCTGAACCGGCAAAGGAAGCTGATCTGCTTCTGGTTCACGAAGAGAGGTTGGTGGCCAAGGTGAAACGCAGGAAAGCTCTGTATGAGGTCATCTTGTTGGCAGTGGGCGGGGCCATCCTCAGCGCCAGGCTGGCCATGAGAGGAGAGCCTGCATTCGGCCTGATTCGACCTCCCGGCCATCATGCGGACAGCCGGGCTTCGTGGGGCTTTTGCTATGTGAACAACATGGCAATTGCCATAAAGAAGATCCTGACGGAGAATAATCTCAACTGGGTGGTTGTCTTCGATCTCGATCATCACGTGGGCGACGGCACCCAGCGCATTTTTCTGCCCAGTCGGCAGGTAACGGTGATCAATATAATAGCCCTAAACCGGCAAGACTACCTGGCGCAGACCAGCAACAAGCTGCAGCTCATCCGCAGAGCCGACCTCCTGGCAATATCTATGGGCTTCGACACCTACGAACACGATATCGGCGGGCTGCTTTGCACTGAAGACTACGCTCACATTGGCTCCTGGTTCAGGCGGGCTGCTGAACGGCTCTGCCAGGGGCGCCGCTTTGCTCTGCTGGAAGGCGGTTATTATCTGCCGGACCTGGGCAAAAACGTCCTCGCTTTTTGTGAAGGGTTCGGCTAA
- a CDS encoding pyridoxal phosphate-dependent aminotransferase produces MSPGRSALVAAGKRFRTEGISRRVRQITVSAIKEMPLLAEKVGGCVSLGQGIPSFATPPHIVEAVCRFLRDSATSGKYTLGPGLPELREAIAGEILTRHGVAFDPDREICITAGAMEGLLAAILTVVERGDEVILPSPNYASHIEQVLMAEGEVVFAPLAEDGWRLDLERLQQAMSSRTRAMILCNPHNPTGAHFPEEDVRSLAELLLERQIIVICDETYDFLTYDGADHFSLLSIPELKDQVIATFSFSKKYAMTGWRVGAVVTSEGLLDQIMKVHDAAVICAPTPSQYAALAALEGPQDCVAFFRQQLQQRRDLICRRLDELQHWFSYVKPQGAYYLMVRYLDQQVDSMSYALELLREARVITIPGGAFGPTGEGHLRLSFGGTEEELHQAMDRIQSWLEKR; encoded by the coding sequence ATGAGCCCAGGAAGGTCGGCACTGGTGGCTGCTGGCAAGAGATTTCGTACGGAAGGGATCAGCCGCCGAGTAAGACAAATAACCGTGTCTGCTATCAAGGAAATGCCGCTTCTGGCCGAGAAGGTAGGCGGTTGCGTCTCACTCGGTCAGGGGATTCCGTCTTTTGCCACACCGCCACACATTGTGGAGGCAGTCTGCCGCTTTCTGAGGGACTCTGCAACGAGCGGCAAATACACCCTGGGGCCGGGACTGCCGGAGCTGAGAGAGGCCATAGCTGGTGAAATTCTGACGAGGCACGGCGTGGCCTTCGACCCTGACAGGGAGATATGCATTACGGCCGGGGCTATGGAGGGCTTGCTGGCGGCGATCCTGACCGTGGTGGAGCGTGGTGATGAGGTCATTTTGCCCTCACCCAACTATGCCTCCCACATTGAACAGGTTCTCATGGCCGAGGGCGAGGTTGTCTTCGCTCCCCTGGCAGAAGATGGCTGGCGGCTCGACCTGGAGCGGCTGCAGCAGGCCATGTCGTCGCGCACCAGGGCAATGATATTGTGCAATCCCCACAACCCTACAGGAGCTCATTTCCCGGAAGAGGATGTCAGATCACTGGCAGAACTATTGCTGGAGCGGCAAATCATTGTTATCTGCGATGAGACCTACGATTTTCTCACCTACGATGGCGCCGACCATTTCAGTCTGCTCTCTATCCCCGAGTTGAAGGACCAGGTCATCGCCACCTTCAGCTTCTCGAAGAAGTATGCCATGACCGGCTGGCGGGTGGGCGCCGTAGTCACCTCTGAGGGGCTTCTGGACCAGATCATGAAGGTGCATGATGCAGCAGTGATCTGTGCACCCACACCATCTCAGTATGCCGCCCTGGCCGCCCTAGAGGGACCCCAGGATTGTGTCGCTTTCTTCCGCCAGCAACTGCAGCAAAGGCGCGACCTCATTTGCCGCCGCCTCGACGAGCTCCAGCACTGGTTTTCCTACGTCAAGCCTCAGGGCGCTTACTATTTGATGGTGCGCTACCTGGATCAGCAAGTCGATTCCATGTCATATGCGCTGGAGCTATTGCGTGAAGCTCGAGTCATAACCATCCCT
- a CDS encoding amino acid ABC transporter permease translates to MPAFLTAIIDALPYILQGSLVTIVVVLGALALGLLLGVPLAVGQVYGGQLLRRTIQVYVWFFRGVPLLVLLFLFYFGLFSLLQINLSAFSVAIIVLGLISSAYQSQIFRGAILSLSEGQLKAARALGMSETKAVVFIILPQALRLAIPGWSNEYSIILKDSAVTYALGVAEIMARTHFVATRTYQHLPLYITAGLIYLLLTYIGVKALLMLEEKVRIPGFSHQGH, encoded by the coding sequence GTGCCGGCATTCCTCACAGCCATAATCGACGCCCTGCCCTATATTCTGCAGGGATCCCTGGTTACTATCGTGGTGGTCCTGGGTGCCCTGGCGCTGGGTCTCCTTCTGGGTGTGCCGCTTGCCGTGGGCCAGGTCTACGGCGGTCAGCTCCTGCGGAGAACCATCCAGGTCTATGTCTGGTTTTTCCGGGGAGTGCCGCTTCTGGTGCTGCTGTTTCTTTTCTATTTTGGCCTTTTTTCCCTCTTGCAGATCAACCTCTCTGCCTTTTCTGTGGCCATTATCGTCCTGGGGCTCATCAGTTCCGCTTACCAGTCGCAGATATTTCGCGGTGCCATTCTTTCCCTCTCCGAAGGGCAGCTCAAGGCAGCCAGGGCTCTCGGCATGAGTGAGACCAAGGCCGTTGTCTTCATTATTCTACCCCAGGCCTTGCGGCTGGCCATTCCCGGCTGGTCAAATGAATATTCCATTATCTTGAAGGACTCGGCCGTAACCTATGCCCTGGGTGTTGCCGAAATCATGGCGCGCACTCACTTTGTGGCAACTCGAACTTATCAGCACCTGCCCCTTTACATCACAGCCGGTCTCATTTATCTGCTCCTGACGTACATCGGTGTCAAGGCCTTGCTCATGCTGGAAGAAAAAGTGCGCATTCCCGGATTCTCTCATCAGGGACATTGA
- a CDS encoding amino acid ABC transporter permease — protein MTELLYIQQEMLPALLRGLWVSVKLIVPSAFGGLLLGVLVACLRVYGNSFVRTVARTYVVLFRGIPLLVQLFIWYFGLPHLGVYLSPYAASVVGFTMCSGAYHSEYIRGALLSIRSGQMHAAQALGFSTRQTVWSIILPQAIRRALPGCGNEIIYLIKYSSLAYMVTCIELTGEGKILASHSFKYTEVFLVVGIFYLFMVSIAGRILAQVEDSLSVPGFERHRL, from the coding sequence ATGACGGAGCTGCTCTACATCCAACAGGAGATGCTGCCAGCCCTGCTGAGGGGGCTGTGGGTGAGCGTGAAGCTCATTGTGCCGTCGGCCTTCGGTGGACTCCTCCTGGGAGTTCTGGTGGCCTGCCTGCGGGTATACGGCAATAGTTTCGTCAGGACTGTAGCGCGCACCTATGTGGTTCTCTTTCGGGGGATTCCCCTGCTGGTGCAGCTGTTCATCTGGTATTTCGGTCTGCCCCATCTGGGGGTATACCTGTCACCCTATGCCGCTTCAGTGGTGGGCTTTACCATGTGCAGCGGCGCCTATCATTCTGAATATATCCGCGGCGCGCTGCTGTCCATCAGAAGCGGCCAGATGCACGCTGCCCAGGCTCTTGGCTTCTCTACCAGGCAAACGGTGTGGTCCATCATCTTGCCCCAGGCGATCCGCCGCGCCCTGCCCGGCTGCGGCAACGAGATTATCTACCTGATCAAGTATTCTTCTCTGGCCTACATGGTCACCTGCATCGAACTGACCGGGGAAGGCAAAATCCTGGCCTCGCACTCCTTCAAGTATACGGAGGTTTTCCTGGTGGTAGGCATCTTCTATCTCTTCATGGTTTCGATAGCCGGGCGAATTCTGGCCCAGGTGGAAGACAGTCTGAGTGTGCCGGGCTTTGAGAGGCACAGACTCTGA
- a CDS encoding CoA ester lyase, whose product MIRLRRSILSVPGSSEKMISKALALAADEIMLDLEDGVAVGEKESAREKIVRAFVENDWQGRTRAFRINGLNTPFAYRDIIDVVERAGNHLDLIVVPKVECEADIRFVELLLDQIEMRHGISSAIGIEASIETARGMLNIEEIAFSSPRLESLVFGIADYSASLNMPSRGISGHGDAEEAYPGHRYHFPMSRLVMTAKAAGLAAIDAPYGDFRDQEGLENSCRMAASLGFDGKWAIHPAQLATINRTFTPSAEDISRAQRILQAYKEAEVRGEGATSLDGKMVDGASIRLARIIHEQARRLGLLEADADH is encoded by the coding sequence ATGATTCGGTTGCGACGATCCATACTCTCGGTACCGGGAAGCAGCGAAAAAATGATCAGCAAGGCGCTGGCACTTGCTGCTGACGAGATCATGCTCGACCTCGAAGACGGGGTGGCGGTAGGGGAGAAAGAGAGTGCTCGAGAGAAGATTGTTCGCGCCTTTGTCGAAAATGACTGGCAAGGACGCACCAGAGCCTTCCGCATCAATGGGCTCAACACTCCCTTTGCTTATAGAGACATCATTGATGTTGTGGAGAGGGCCGGCAACCACCTTGATCTGATTGTTGTACCCAAAGTGGAATGTGAAGCCGACATCAGATTTGTCGAGCTGCTGCTCGATCAAATTGAGATGAGGCATGGTATTTCCTCTGCCATTGGCATCGAGGCATCCATTGAAACAGCTCGGGGTATGCTGAATATCGAGGAGATCGCTTTTTCCAGTCCGCGGCTGGAATCGCTGGTGTTCGGCATAGCTGACTACAGCGCCTCGCTCAACATGCCGAGCCGCGGCATAAGCGGACACGGAGATGCTGAAGAAGCTTATCCTGGACATCGCTACCATTTTCCCATGAGCCGTCTGGTGATGACGGCCAAGGCTGCGGGTCTGGCAGCCATAGACGCACCGTATGGAGACTTTCGAGACCAGGAGGGCCTGGAAAACTCCTGCCGGATGGCAGCCTCCCTGGGATTTGACGGCAAATGGGCCATTCATCCTGCCCAACTGGCAACTATCAATCGAACTTTTACTCCAAGCGCCGAGGATATCAGCCGGGCCCAGCGAATCCTGCAGGCATACAAGGAGGCAGAGGTGCGGGGCGAAGGTGCCACCTCCCTGGATGGCAAAATGGTTGATGGCGCCTCCATCCGCTTGGCCAGGATCATCCACGAGCAGGCGCGGCGCTTGGGACTGCTGGAGGCAGATGCCGACCACTAG
- a CDS encoding FAD-binding protein, with protein sequence MYPEAFPASKQYQPLNESIVDQIRQAVGEDALISDPERMQPFGQDASELSAAPELVVEVTEAAQIQALLRLANQHHFPVTPRGLGTGLAGGAVPVYGGVVLSLARMNRILKVDERNFLALVEPGVITLDLQRAALEKGLFYPPDPASLDTCSIGGNAATNAGGPSCVKYGSTRDYVLGLEAVLPNGALIRAGVLTRKGVVGYDLAHLLVGSEGTLAVITKLFLKLIPRPPAVTTLVAMFVDLVAAMRAVRAILLGGHVPCALEFLDCHCLRLVGDLLPFAGAREAGAFLLLEVDGAADVIQRQVEAVGAICLENEAVEVLLAPDAEKRARMWQVRKQVSLRIEEQAVIYIPEDVVLPLALIADFVDKLADLEQRYQMTIYAFGHAGDGNIHLNIVSTNLEDRQRVEEGIEEILGLVLRMGGTISGEHGIGIAKKRFLPLELSEESIQLQRAIKRVFDPNYILNPGKVFHSLEGMDRCCPV encoded by the coding sequence ATGTATCCCGAAGCATTTCCTGCCAGCAAGCAGTATCAGCCGCTCAATGAGTCCATTGTTGACCAGATTCGGCAGGCAGTGGGAGAGGACGCCCTTATCAGTGACCCGGAACGCATGCAGCCTTTCGGGCAGGATGCCTCAGAGCTCTCTGCCGCCCCTGAATTGGTAGTTGAAGTGACTGAGGCGGCCCAGATTCAGGCCCTGCTTCGTCTGGCCAATCAGCACCATTTCCCGGTGACTCCTCGAGGGCTGGGCACCGGGCTCGCTGGAGGGGCTGTGCCGGTATACGGCGGGGTGGTGCTGTCACTGGCCCGCATGAACCGCATACTGAAAGTGGACGAAAGGAATTTTCTTGCCCTGGTGGAGCCGGGTGTGATTACCCTTGATCTGCAAAGAGCTGCCCTGGAAAAGGGTCTTTTTTATCCCCCTGACCCTGCCAGCCTCGACACCTGTTCCATTGGCGGCAACGCCGCCACCAACGCCGGAGGACCCTCCTGCGTCAAATACGGCAGCACTCGCGATTACGTGCTGGGACTCGAAGCTGTGCTGCCTAACGGCGCCCTCATTCGAGCTGGAGTTCTCACCAGGAAAGGGGTGGTGGGCTACGATCTGGCGCACCTGCTGGTGGGCTCTGAAGGAACTCTGGCGGTGATTACCAAGCTGTTCCTGAAACTGATTCCCCGGCCGCCGGCGGTGACCACCCTGGTTGCCATGTTTGTGGACCTGGTTGCAGCCATGCGCGCTGTGCGCGCCATCCTGCTGGGAGGGCATGTGCCCTGCGCCCTGGAGTTCCTCGATTGCCACTGTTTGCGGCTGGTGGGCGACCTGCTGCCGTTTGCCGGCGCCAGAGAAGCCGGTGCTTTCCTGCTGCTGGAAGTTGACGGGGCAGCGGATGTTATCCAGCGGCAGGTCGAGGCAGTGGGTGCCATTTGTCTCGAAAACGAGGCTGTCGAGGTCCTTCTTGCACCGGATGCGGAAAAGCGGGCCAGAATGTGGCAGGTGCGCAAACAGGTTTCTCTTCGCATCGAAGAGCAAGCTGTGATCTACATCCCTGAAGACGTGGTGCTGCCGCTGGCCCTGATTGCCGATTTTGTGGATAAACTCGCAGACCTGGAGCAGCGGTACCAGATGACTATCTATGCCTTTGGACATGCTGGCGACGGCAACATCCACCTCAATATAGTGTCGACAAATCTGGAGGACAGGCAGCGTGTGGAAGAGGGGATCGAAGAGATACTGGGACTCGTGCTCAGAATGGGCGGCACTATCTCCGGCGAGCACGGCATCGGCATAGCCAAGAAACGTTTTCTTCCTTTGGAGCTCTCTGAGGAGAGCATTCAGTTGCAGAGGGCGATCAAAAGAGTTTTCGACCCCAATTACATTTTGAATCCAGGAAAAGTCTTTCACTCGCTTGAAGGCATGGACAGGTGCTGCCCAGTATGA
- a CDS encoding amino acid ABC transporter substrate-binding protein: MKRSWLWISLAVCFLIGALGLNPALAAEKTYVNGIDANFPPFAYVDKTGKANGFDVEALDWIAREMGFKVKHMPIDWDAIIPSLKAKKIDMIASGMSVTAERKKQVSFTIPYWRIVQVLVAKRDSKLTVVEALSHGNKIGVQRGTSEAKWMKENLVDKGKNFELVYYDSAPLAIEDLLIGRIVAAAMDDAPAKDAVKKKPVKIIGTFGMPDEEFAYAVRKEDTQLLNTLNQGLQKLMASPEWQKLKEKYDL, encoded by the coding sequence ATGAAGAGAAGTTGGTTGTGGATTTCCCTGGCGGTGTGTTTCCTCATCGGCGCATTAGGACTGAACCCTGCGCTTGCAGCAGAGAAGACCTATGTGAACGGCATAGATGCGAATTTCCCACCTTTTGCCTACGTGGATAAGACGGGCAAAGCCAATGGCTTTGACGTGGAAGCTCTCGACTGGATCGCCAGGGAGATGGGCTTCAAGGTGAAACACATGCCGATTGACTGGGATGCGATCATCCCCAGCCTGAAGGCCAAAAAGATTGATATGATTGCCTCCGGGATGAGCGTCACAGCGGAGCGCAAAAAGCAGGTAAGCTTCACTATTCCCTACTGGCGAATCGTCCAGGTGCTGGTGGCCAAAAGGGATTCAAAGCTCACCGTGGTCGAGGCCCTCTCCCATGGGAACAAGATTGGCGTCCAGCGAGGAACCTCAGAAGCCAAGTGGATGAAAGAGAACCTGGTAGACAAGGGGAAGAACTTCGAACTCGTCTATTATGATTCAGCGCCGCTGGCAATCGAGGATCTGTTGATTGGCCGCATCGTGGCTGCTGCCATGGATGATGCACCGGCCAAGGATGCAGTCAAGAAAAAGCCAGTAAAAATCATCGGCACTTTTGGTATGCCGGATGAAGAGTTTGCCTATGCTGTTCGCAAGGAGGACACGCAACTTCTCAACACCCTGAATCAAGGTCTGCAGAAGCTCATGGCCTCCCCGGAATGGCAGAAGCTGAAAGAAAAGTACGACCTGTAA
- a CDS encoding amino acid ABC transporter ATP-binding protein, with translation MLRAENIAKQYGGKEILKGVSLSLLRGEVKVLIGPSGAGKSTFLQCLNFLVTPERGEVWLEGKKINYAKKKELYSYRQQVGMIFQDFNLFDHLSALENVQIALVRVKGMSKKEAKERALQELGKVGLLEHAFKYPAQLSGGQKQRVSIARALAMDPKIMLLDEPTSALDPELIGEVMAVIRDLVEGGMTMIMATHQVSFAATLADEMMFMEDGLIIESGPPAKLLSNADCDRTRSFCAKITELYGESS, from the coding sequence ATCCTGCGGGCGGAAAATATTGCCAAACAATACGGCGGCAAGGAAATCCTCAAAGGGGTGTCCCTGTCCCTGCTGCGGGGTGAGGTGAAAGTGCTGATCGGGCCTTCGGGAGCAGGAAAGAGCACCTTTCTGCAGTGTCTGAACTTTCTGGTTACCCCTGAGCGGGGAGAGGTGTGGCTGGAAGGAAAAAAAATCAACTATGCAAAGAAAAAAGAGCTCTACAGCTATCGCCAGCAGGTTGGCATGATTTTCCAGGATTTCAACCTGTTCGATCACCTGAGCGCCCTGGAAAATGTCCAGATCGCCCTGGTGCGGGTGAAGGGCATGTCGAAAAAGGAAGCAAAGGAGCGGGCCTTGCAGGAGCTGGGGAAGGTAGGCCTTCTAGAGCACGCCTTCAAATATCCTGCCCAGCTTTCCGGTGGCCAGAAGCAGAGGGTCTCCATAGCCAGAGCACTGGCCATGGACCCCAAAATTATGCTGCTGGATGAGCCGACCTCCGCCCTCGACCCTGAACTCATCGGCGAAGTAATGGCTGTCATCCGCGATCTGGTGGAAGGGGGCATGACTATGATCATGGCCACCCATCAGGTCAGTTTTGCTGCTACTCTGGCAGATGAAATGATGTTCATGGAAGACGGCCTTATCATCGAATCTGGCCCGCCGGCAAAATTGCTCTCCAATGCAGACTGCGACAGAACCAGGAGCTTTTGTGCCAAGATTACCGAACTCTATGGTGAGTCCAGCTAG
- a CDS encoding pyruvate, phosphate dikinase yields MAKKTYVFSFQKGDGKNKMLLGGKGANLCEMTQIGLPVPPGFVISTEACVEYLEGGNKVPRGLMEQINSHMTELEKKTGKGFGNPANPLLVSVRSGAALSMPGMMDTILNLGLNDQTAAGLLKLTKDERFVYDAYRRLLSLFGKIALDVEEKLFDDVLEAEKKRKKVKLDTELTAESWKSIVDEYKRIIKRQTRKPFPQDPLVQLQMAVEAVFRSWNIKRAVDYRRQFNITKEMAYGTAVSVCTMVFGNMGDDCATGVGFTRDPGTGENRLYGEYLINAQGEDVVAGIRTPKPIKELRKDMPEVYRELLRIRQVLENHYREVQDFEFTIEKGKLYMLQTRNGKMNAQALVKTSNDMVNEGLITEQEAVMRIAPEALEQLLHPRLDPKKVPESLADGIAASPGAASGQIAFSADDAVDMEKQGRRVILVREETKPDDIHGFFASVGILTSRGGKTSHAAVVARGMGKPCVSGAENIHIDYGNKKLTMGGATFGEGDVITIDGSTGSVYAGEVPTIEPEMTEDLLAILEWADEIRTLGVWANADTPEAAAKARQLGAEGIGLCRTERMFNAQDRLPIFQEMILADNHKERQKAIDQLVPMQKEDFKAIFKEMNGLPVIIRLLDPPLHEFLPTVEELMVDIKRLREFSMFMSSIQELPETMKMLDHKLSQYLPAMDTVLKDLAEIREKGIDTELLKRKEETLSKVRSLTEVNPMLGHRGVRLGISNPEIYDMQIQAILEAAAECIADGVDVHPEIMVPQVCTAQELRWVHQRVTRIYKRVERTHKLKVKFRFGTMIEVVRACMRAGRLAEVAEFFSFGTNDLTQGTFSFSREDAENKFLPLYNERLILQDNPFEILDVKGVGRLISITIEWARKTRPDIEIGICGEHGGNPRSIEFCHQVGMNYVSCSPPRVPVARLAAAHARLKELAGSELQEALAKQL; encoded by the coding sequence ATGGCGAAAAAGACATATGTATTCTCTTTTCAGAAAGGTGACGGCAAGAACAAGATGCTCCTTGGCGGCAAAGGGGCAAATCTATGTGAAATGACGCAAATCGGCCTGCCAGTCCCACCGGGGTTCGTCATAAGCACCGAAGCTTGTGTGGAATACCTGGAGGGTGGAAACAAAGTTCCCAGAGGTCTCATGGAACAGATTAACTCCCACATGACCGAATTGGAAAAGAAAACAGGCAAAGGCTTTGGCAATCCTGCCAACCCATTGCTGGTATCCGTCCGTTCAGGCGCAGCCCTCTCCATGCCAGGAATGATGGATACCATACTCAATCTTGGTCTCAATGACCAGACAGCAGCGGGCCTCCTCAAGCTTACCAAAGACGAACGCTTCGTCTACGACGCCTATCGGCGGCTGCTGTCACTCTTTGGCAAGATTGCCCTGGACGTGGAGGAGAAACTCTTTGACGACGTTCTGGAAGCGGAAAAAAAGCGAAAGAAGGTCAAGCTGGACACCGAACTCACAGCAGAATCGTGGAAGTCCATTGTTGACGAATACAAGAGAATCATAAAACGGCAGACCAGGAAGCCTTTTCCCCAGGATCCCCTGGTCCAGCTCCAGATGGCGGTTGAAGCGGTTTTTCGCTCCTGGAACATCAAGCGGGCCGTTGACTACCGCCGGCAGTTCAATATCACCAAAGAGATGGCTTACGGCACGGCAGTGAGCGTTTGCACCATGGTCTTCGGCAACATGGGCGATGATTGCGCCACCGGCGTGGGCTTCACTCGAGATCCTGGAACCGGAGAAAATCGTCTCTACGGCGAATACTTGATCAATGCCCAGGGAGAAGATGTGGTGGCCGGCATCCGCACTCCGAAACCCATCAAGGAGCTGCGCAAAGACATGCCAGAAGTTTACCGGGAACTGCTGCGGATTCGGCAGGTACTGGAGAACCACTACCGCGAGGTGCAGGACTTCGAATTCACTATCGAGAAAGGCAAACTCTACATGCTGCAGACCAGAAACGGCAAGATGAATGCCCAGGCCCTGGTAAAGACTTCCAACGACATGGTGAACGAGGGCCTGATCACTGAGCAGGAAGCGGTAATGCGCATTGCTCCCGAAGCCCTCGAACAGTTACTGCACCCGCGGCTGGATCCGAAAAAAGTGCCGGAGTCTCTGGCCGACGGTATTGCGGCCTCCCCAGGAGCGGCCTCCGGCCAGATAGCCTTCAGTGCCGACGACGCAGTGGACATGGAAAAGCAAGGCAGGCGGGTGATCCTGGTGCGTGAGGAAACCAAGCCCGATGATATTCATGGCTTTTTTGCCTCCGTTGGTATTCTCACCTCGCGGGGCGGCAAGACCTCTCATGCTGCGGTAGTGGCCAGGGGCATGGGCAAGCCGTGTGTCTCTGGGGCTGAAAATATCCACATCGACTACGGCAACAAGAAACTCACCATGGGAGGGGCCACTTTTGGCGAAGGAGACGTCATCACCATAGATGGCAGCACAGGCAGCGTCTATGCGGGTGAAGTCCCCACCATCGAGCCCGAGATGACCGAAGATCTGCTTGCCATTCTGGAGTGGGCAGACGAAATCCGCACGCTCGGGGTCTGGGCCAATGCAGACACCCCTGAAGCCGCAGCTAAAGCAAGACAGTTGGGTGCCGAGGGCATCGGCCTTTGCCGCACAGAGCGGATGTTTAATGCCCAGGACAGACTACCTATCTTCCAGGAGATGATCCTGGCTGACAATCACAAAGAGCGGCAGAAGGCCATCGATCAGCTCGTGCCTATGCAAAAAGAGGATTTCAAAGCCATCTTCAAAGAGATGAACGGCCTGCCGGTCATCATCCGCTTGTTGGATCCACCCCTGCATGAGTTCTTGCCCACCGTGGAAGAACTGATGGTAGACATCAAAAGACTGCGGGAATTCAGCATGTTCATGAGCAGCATCCAGGAACTTCCTGAAACCATGAAGATGCTTGACCATAAACTCTCCCAGTATCTGCCGGCAATGGACACGGTTCTCAAGGATCTGGCAGAGATCCGTGAAAAGGGCATCGATACTGAACTGCTCAAACGCAAGGAAGAAACTTTGAGCAAGGTCCGCAGTCTCACCGAGGTGAACCCTATGTTGGGTCACCGAGGCGTGAGACTGGGCATTTCCAATCCAGAAATCTACGACATGCAGATCCAGGCAATCCTCGAAGCTGCAGCCGAGTGTATTGCTGACGGTGTAGACGTCCATCCCGAAATCATGGTGCCCCAGGTGTGCACTGCCCAGGAGCTGCGCTGGGTTCACCAGCGGGTGACAAGAATTTACAAACGGGTGGAGAGAACCCACAAGTTAAAGGTCAAATTCCGCTTCGGCACCATGATCGAGGTGGTGCGGGCCTGCATGCGGGCGGGACGGCTGGCTGAAGTAGCCGAGTTCTTTTCCTTTGGCACCAATGATCTTACTCAGGGAACCTTTTCCTTCTCCCGGGAAGATGCCGAAAACAAGTTCCTGCCCCTGTACAACGAACGTCTGATTCTCCAGGACAACCCCTTTGAGATTCTCGATGTGAAAGGAGTAGGGCGTCTTATCAGCATTACCATTGAATGGGCCCGCAAGACGCGGCCTGACATAGAAATCGGTATTTGTGGCGAGCACGGCGGCAATCCGCGCTCCATCGAATTCTGCCACCAGGTGGGAATGAATTACGTCTCCTGTTCGCCGCCGCGGGTGCCGGTTGCCCGCTTGGCGGCAGCACACGCCAGGTTGAAGGAGCTTGCCGGTTCCGAATTGCAAGAGGCCCTGGCCAAACAGCTATAA